DNA sequence from the Cyprinus carpio isolate SPL01 chromosome B13, ASM1834038v1, whole genome shotgun sequence genome:
CAGGGTGTGACCCCATAAAGCTCACCTGAAGTGGCCGCGCAGATAAGGGGATGTTTACAAAGGGCCCCCCTCCCCTCCACCAAACTGTCCGCCGGTCACCTGGTCTCCCACCCCCACCCACAGGAGATAAGAGACGGACTGATTAGCTTCCGTGACATCAAAACGTAAAATTGGCCTGCCACCTGCTCTGCTCTCAAACACAGCTTAGACTAAAGCAAACAAAAGGGAGGCTGGAGATAAAGCTGAAATGACAGCAGCAGCCCACTGCCCGCGCCTTCCAGGCGCACAGATTGAGAGCCAGGCCACCGTTTGAAATATTACGCTGTTTACACAGGCCTGACTTCCTCCTCGTAACCATGCCTCTTCAGTGAAACGAGAGCATTTAAACACATTCACTGTTATGCATAAGGTTTAGTGAGTGGGATGACGTACACTGGCTTTGATTAAACCGCTTAAAAAGACACGTAAAAGTCTTAGCACCTTTAAAGCCGCTAATTGCTCAGCGTGGAAGTCAATAGGCCTCGGGACAATGCTGATGCTACCCTGCTGCTGTAAAGGTATAGAGTGGGACAACAAACCAGAACAGCAGCTGCTCTGCAAGCATTTCAACAGTGAACAATGAGAGCTGCTCCAGCCAGATGCCTGAAGGACCGCTGGACCCCCTGAGGACACGCAGCTCAACACTGATGGTAAACTACAGCCTTGTGATCAGGCTCTGCACCTGTGCCATACCTTCATGCACATCTGTTCAATGTTACTACTGTAAACACTCACGCATGACAAGACCAAGCTTGTCTGCGTCTTGTGTGGTACTTCAATGAACTTTCAATTTTTCATTTACTAAATAAACATTGTGGGCTGTGTCTGAAACCAGTCTTGTGCCGTTAAAGGGTTGGGAATCAAGAACAGATTCTGTCTTTTTTAAACACAGGAATTGAATGATTTGGTTCGGTCAATGTTTCCTAAACGGTTGCATTCATCCACCAATACAAACATGTCACTGTATTGATACGCTTGTACTAGTGATTAATGCACCGTTACTGGATTCTAAAGCACAATGAAAAAGATTTGTTATAGTTAGGGCTTGTAATTGTACAGAATTGAATGATTCTGGTTCTGATTCTAATTCAGAGAATGAGTGAATTCAGAATTACTCAAAACagtgatttgtgcatttttttttttttttttttacttccttatGAGTCAGTGAGAGCTGGGGTAGGTTTACAAGTTGGACTTCTGTGTGAGTCGCACCATGTGTTTATAGGAAGGAACTAGTAACAGAACTGAATTCCATGAAAATTATTTGCCTTCAGtgcttttgaaatataaaaaggaTCTGGCTCTCAATAGAACTGGTTCTCACAAATCAGTCTGAAATTCATACATTATCAGTTTGAATTGATCTatgactcactcactcagtaatattgtatatattatatatatatatatatatatatatatatatatatatatatatatatatatatatatatatatatagagagagagagagagagagagagagagagagagagagagagacatactaCTATGTATATTCACTATGTATATTCAAACAtatgttttgtaaacaaaaacttttattttgtttacaatataaacagtaacattgtgaaataatataacaTGCTAAAATTACAGTTGCcttctttaataaaatgtaatttgttcccaaaggcaaagctgaattttcagcaagcattactccagtcatcagtctTTACCTATTTGCTGTTTAAGAttcatgtcttattattatcagtgttgaaaacagttgtgctgaatgctgattaataatttttatggaaaccatgatacatttttgtcaggattctttgaagaatagaaagttaaaatcaacagcatttatttgaattaaaaaaaaaggattatttgAGGAATTGAAATTTTGGTCAGTGTGTCAATACATAGCACAACTGTGCTCGCGGCGACCCGAGTTCAATTCCCATCTTGAGGTCCTTTGCTGATCCCCTCTCTCCACCCAATGATTTCCTGTCTGCTCTCTACTTTTCTGTCCATTAAAGGCATAAAAGCCTATAAACATAACCTTAAAAAACTCTTTTGTTAAATTGTATCAATTTATATAattcttggtgaataaaagtattaatttcttttaaacaaaaattatacatatacatatatattagtgcagtcaaacaattaatcgcggtaaatcacatccaaaatatatgtttttgtttacataatgtgtgtgtgtgtactatgtatatttattatgtatatataaatacaaacacatgcatgtatatatttatagaaaaatgtgttatgtttacatattaaatatatttatatataatataaaatgtataaatgtatatacagtacatgtaaatttttcaaaatatatactgtatgtgtgtattgatacatacattataaataaacagtacatatacatatgtaaaaaaaaatttttattttagatgcgattaattgcgattaaccATTTgacagaacaaatatatatatatatatatataatatatatatatatatatatatatatatatatatatatatatataatatatatgcgatatatatatatatatatatactatatatatatagatatatatatatatatatatatatatatatatatatatacatacacacacagtggtgtgaaaattTTTTGGCCCCCTTCCcctttcagatcatcaaacaaatttaaatattagtaaaagataacacaagtgaacacaacatgcagtatttaaatgaaggtttttattattaagggaaaacaaaatccaaaactacatggccctgtgtgaaaaagtgtttgccccctaaacgtAATAACTgtttgggccacccttagcagcaacaactgcactCAAGTGTTttcgataacttgcaatgagtctgttacagcgctgtggaggaatgttggtccactcatctatgcagaattgttgtaattcagccacattggagagttttcgagcatgaaccgcctttttaagcatctcaataggattcaggtcaggagtgTGACTAGgtcactccaaagtcttcattttgtttttcttcagctattcagaggtggacttgctggtgtgttttggataattgtcctgctgcagaaagttcgcttcagcttgaggtcatgaacagacggccagacattctccttcaggattttttggtaaacaacagaattcatggttccatttatcacagcaagtcttccaggtcctgaagcagcaaaacagccccagaccatcacactaccaccaccatatttttttgttgttgttatgatgttttttttatgtgatgtgttgttttttttacggaagtaatgggacacacaccttccaaaaagttcaacttttgtttcatcagtccacagagtatcttcccaaaagtcttggggatcatcaagatgttttctggcaaaacggAGACGTTCccttatgttctttttgctcagcagcggttttcatcttggaactctgccatgcagaccatttttgcccagtctctttcttatggtcaTTAacactaaatccagaagaactgtgtcaaGGTCTCCAAGATGCTTGATGAAACCTTACTGCAAAGCTAactgaaaaactatgtgcaagtgtacTTAGGACAAAAGCTACTTTAACaaaaatggtggtcacaccaaattctgatttgatttagttaatagatgttaattgataaataaaacctatttatagcattatttttgaaagtatcTTCACTTTACACCATGTTTACACAAGTGACTAAAACTTTTACCAGTATTGTAGCTTTGCGGGAAGGTTTCatcaagcatcttggagacattcccacagttcttctggatttagtctgcctcagttttttctgtttctacTTGTAATCCCAGacggactggatgatggtgagatcagatctctgtgtggagcactggctgttgtcagactacttgtgcatacaaaaatctcactggattattacaattaatggcaaaaggaatgtttggaaatgtaaactgatatttcctgctgacacactgtagcaaaagaaacaaatatctggcttaaaaccatttttttgttggtgaaaatactaatggcctaagaattttcttaaaaccattttttgttgttggtgcaAATACTATTGGCTTAAGAATTTGCACAGgactgtatgttttttatatgaaaataaataaactggtgcacacacacacacacacacacacacacacacacacacacaaacacacacacgtatataggTTGTTcctcaaaattactaaaagaatGTTCAAATTGGAATAGTGAAATTCATCCCTTACAGATGCTGTGTAGTGGCATCCTTAGCTTGCATTTACATTCCTTTACTATGACAAAGCAACACGGGGGGAAGCAGATTAGAGGGGGGTAATCAGGCAGCCCCTGGAGACTCTCCTGCCATCTGTCTGGCTCTTACAGCCTCCCAATACACCCCCTCCCCAATCCCTTTTCACATTTCAGGCAGATGTGACAGTGTATCTCCCGATGGGAGACAACAATGGTGCGTGTAACAGGTGCTCCAGCCACCCCATGGTACATGGGAGGCAGGAGAGCTTTACACACTTTCATCTGGCCAGCGGCAAGCTGTTGCCACCGTGCCTTGAGCACACACGCGTCTCTGGGTCAGCGAGCAACCCAACACCTGTTGCAGTGTGCGTCCTCCAAACACACAATCCCTCAACACTATCATTCATCGCTCAACATACTGTGCACAACATAAACCAGCCATATTATAAGCCATACCACTTGAGCCAAAACATAAACACGTAggatcatatataaataaatactgcggCCAAGTAAATAATAAACAGCCATTACAAAGAGTCAGTCATTGTCTACTTGAGTGATTGAAATTCTTTGCTCGGACCACATTTGCAAaagtaaataaacatatattctttaaaaacataaatacaacttAATAGTTGATTTGTATTGTCAACAGCTTGGCGTTTCACCAGTCAAGGGCGAGATATGCATCAGCATCTGAAAACAACAGACTGGAGGTCGTGGAGGATTCACACCAGACACAAAAAGGATGGCCGTAGACAGTGGAGGATCTGTAAATTAGGAGGCGGCTTGCTGGACATCTCCCAAGAGGCTCTAATTTGTTCCTCTATCATCCATTATCTGTGCTGTGGGGAGGGCTCTCAATCCAAGCACTGCGAAACCACAGGCCGCCCTTGAAATAGCACGCATAGGAGGCTTAAATTACGATGGGAGCTGAAATAGCCCTGTGGTCGCCGGCGGGGAAGACGCGGAGCCCGTCACCAGAGCATCGCTCTCAGGTTCAGACCACAATTAgagtagtttttgagaggaaTGTCGCAAAGCAACCAGAAATTATCCCTCCAGTCTTTTTACCCATTTTTTCCAAATAGCAAAAGAACCTAATGCATCTCTCAAGTAAAATGGCTCGATTTGTTGCAACTCCATGTTGTTGTGCTGGTTTGACATGAATTACAGTGTTTATCATCTActgtagctattttaaatggatagtttacgtttttgtgtcatcatttacttacactTATGTTTTGTTCCTAAACTGAAAGTCTATTCCATCAAATCCTAGAAGATCCAAAAAGGGTTATAATGACCTTTTGAAGAGATATGATCATTATAGttgataaacattttatttattattattattattattaataatatttatattttattcacatataaacatacatacatacatggagCACATCAACAAAGAAGCCTGTGCATGCCTTTTGTGTCTTATAAGTTTTGGTTGCATggtcttttaaaggggtcatatgatgcgatttcaaaattTCCTTTCTGTTTGGAGTGCTTCCtcctcttggtgaataaagaagatctgtgaagttgcaaagactaaagtctcaaatccaaagagatattctttataaaagttaacactcgtccacgcccctgtgaaacggctcgttctaacacgcccccacatatctacgtcagaatgtgggaagatttgcataacgccgcccagatgttcacacaaagaaagaaggcgtaccttttgcagtattgttgctgccaccgccatcttgtatagacgctgtgtgtttcactgtggaagcgaaactactttgtttggactTCCAAAAGAAGATGATATcagcttcgtcatgcctggagctgatccgtgctggttgctgaggaaatacatcagctttgcactgtggagctgtgtgtttcactgtggtGTGGACGACTCCTCCTtcgcggagtccagcccggggtcgtaacatgtggttgctgcaagaccaaggtacactccttcgtagaatctgcctgccgCACCGTTTATCaagcctctgctcattcaagccggccgcggctcactctagactgcggctcactctaggccttcagcctctgctcactcaaggccgcggtgtgtgacagtgtttcattgagaaatcgaaactactttgtttttgccttccaaaaggaaaacacgactagaaatcatgtttataacatgtttataatgtgttttatgttttttttctcgtCGCTCCGGCaccacaatatgttaagaggtgtaacatttccgtctcacacttgaggcattcggcctatcacaaggcggggcatagaggagacacaataatgtacagtatgtggaaaattatgtgttttttaaccttaaaccgcataaacacatttcattacaccaaatacacaaaataatgttctttttagcagcatcatatgacccctttaatcttctaaatttattttgtcatacATGTTTTGAACgccatgtgggtgagtaaatgatgacagatttatcATTTTCGGTTATCTATCCCATTAAGTTGTAGCTAATAGGATCTAAATGGTCAAAAACACTTGAACTTTCACATAAAACCATGGCTTAATGTTGAAACCCTTATGTTGTTCTCAACCTGTATGACAGATGTTCTTCTATAGAACGTAAAAAGTGTTccagaatagttttttttttttaacttaatggcatataatgttaatttaataaataggaaacaaataaataataaataaataattttcaggcATAAGGAAAGCATAAGGTCCCACACTCCCAGCAAATCCCTCTCCAAAGCCCCGCCTCCTCCAGAACACATGAACGTGCTCAGGCAAACCAGAGACGGCGTTGGTGGAGGATTGAACGCAAAGCTGTCAGATTACCACATGTCTCCCTAACcaatgagaaaacattacagtacaaagcgcataatattacaataataacgccTTCTATTCTTCCTCAGTCTGTAATAGTGTAACGGAACGTGCTGGTGACGAATCATGTCTGTGCAAGCCTAGGTTGTAGGACAGTTTATCATTCATGACACTGTCACTTTatgttgtattcctcatttttAAGGCGCTTTGGACAAAAGTGTCCAATAAACGAATAAATGTCATGTACATGGAAATGTAAGTGCACGACAATAGGGTGGAGTCAAACTCAGGTTTGGACCTAGCAATCGAACCAACTGCAAAAACAGCCTGTCTTTTTTAGGTATGGTTACAAAATAACACATATTGCCACAGTTGTTTTCTAGAAGACTCCAAACCAAGCCAAGTTCAAACAGGTGAGCATGCGAGTGTACAAACAATACTTTCAGAAAGGCAGAGGCGGCGCAAACGACTCACCCAGAGCTGTTGCATTTCTCCGAAGGATTTGAGTCTGACACAAACAGCTTGGCTTAGATATGCATCTACGTCTTCCAGGGAAAGCTGTCTCGCCTAGATCCAGGAGCAAACGGTGTTTTTATTCTACATGCAAGCTGTGAAAAATCACACTCATGTATACACAACAAGCATCAAGCGCCACACCACACACGTCTGTACACAATGAAAGGGTATGCGAGTTGTCTGATAAGGACTACACACTATAAACATTGTTGAAGAGACACCACTGAAACTCTTTTGAAATGCAATGAGGCCACATCATTAATAAATAACGGCTAACAGAGCAACCGTGGTGCAAATGGACCTGAACAAAGCCATCTGTTTACATTTAAGTGAAAACCTCAGTGGTCCGTGGCATCAACGATGAAaagttaaacacacctgaatgGCGATGTAGGTTACAAGACACATCACAGCAATCAAAGGGCTGTCAAAGCGCTTCAGCTCTTCAGTAAACTCATACAGGTCAAAGACATCCAGGAGTGTTGATGTTTGGACTGCTTTCACCTCTGGGTCCGTCCTAAACCACAGAGCCATCAGATCAGGGGGCCCTTCTGTTGATCAACGAAAACTTCAACTTGTATGAGAgtaaattaaagggacagttaacccaaaaatgaaaatttgctgttaatttacccaccctcaggccatccaagatgtaagagactttttcttcagttgaacagtaaagaagatttttagctgaaaacgTGGTCCtttgtgattcataaaatgcaagtcagtggctaccggtttttaagaataaaataatcatatcaaggaagacaaaattaatacctgtggctcctgacgatatattgaggtgCTGTGAAgcaaaatgatcagtctgtgctaGAAACTGAACATCATTTACGACATTATTACCTGCAATCCAGAGCCTCAGACAAACAGTCCGGAGTGATGTCCGGTTCACCAACGAATCATTCTTTCGAACTGGTTCTCTTTTGTGAACTAGTTGAACCACTTGAAGGAAGgggtgaaaataatatttttttttttttttttgtttctcattgTAAGGTGAGCTTAGAAAGACAAATATATGctctttatatgctttagacatgtaaaacatccacgTTTCATGAGaattgaaccagttcattgaaattAACTGTCAAAAAGTACCAGTTTACGGAAAAGAATCAGATTTCCCCATTGTCTGAAttacaatgttgtaaataatcttcagtttcttgcacagaccaaacAATTCACATCTTAAGACATCAATATATCACCAGGAGACAGAGGTATTAAATTTGTGTTccttgatcattttatttttttttactcaaagacaggtagccactgacttgcattttatgaatcaccaaggagcacGGTTTCACTAAAAAAATCACCTACCCCTCGATGGAATTAGGGTAAAAAGAATTaagagtgaattttcatttttgggtgaacgatcttCTTTAAAGATTGGATAActgaacaattttaataaaaggcTATGATTTTTACAATAATCTGTGGGTACTAAATAttggttttaaatgatttatggaGATTGCACTCACAAATCCAGCTAATGTAATATTAGCTGTGAATAACTTTATATTCACTTCTCTGTCTTTTGCAGGCTCAGAAATGTAATTCAAAATCTGCTAATATTCTCGTATTGGATGCTCTGTAATGCAGTGATGAAATAAGCAATGCAGCAAAATATGATCAAACCATATGGCCTTTTTTCTATTTATCACGTTTAAAGCGTCCGTTTCATGCAATCACTGATTCAAGGAAATACAAAAGAGCAAACAAAGGGAATTATGTACACTAACAACAGAACATAGATTTCTTGAGATTATCAGAGGATTATTTAAGGCTGCAATACACTgcaacacttttaaaataaaaacagatgctATACACTTAGCACATGAGAAACTCAAAGTGAGGTGCTTCATTACGACGAGCAAATATGTAGAACACAACTTCTCAGTTACATACTTAGATTATTAAGGGGTTTTGGAGTGACTCTGGTTGGCTCCTTAAGTGGATTTCCTGGAAAGACGAACCATTCTTTGACTGACACAGTCTGACCAGAACAATCTAGAAAACAGAGAGAAGTTCATATGAACTGTGAGCAACAACGCCAAAAAATCCCTTAAAAGCGGCATAGAAAGGGCATTTGTGCAATAGGCTCGTATGTTATGAAATCATTTGACTGACAGAGCCTTTACAAAATTACAGTGTAGTGTCGACTGTTTGAAATCTGATATGTTTTGTCCCCTTTGGTCTGGCCCTTCTTTTCAACGGCACGTTAACCACATATTTGCCCACACCACAAATATTGGACAGAAACAAAACAATTCCCAGAATACTACAGAGCAAtggagatttattttttattaacagcaCAGTAAGAAGACAACCTATATTCTATACCTCAAGATAATGCCTGTGTTaaggaaaaatacaaataatatttaaattaaaataataattgtatccGAAGAGAACACTTTATAAAAACTTGCAGCCTAGATTTCTTCAAAAATGCACTTGACAAAAATACATCACACTTCACTTAACTACATCTTTTGACCaataacaaactattaaaaaaactttttttataatttataatttctaGCCAATGAAACATTTAGTTGTCGAACAtaattagtacatttttattgaaCACAGAAATTTCCATGACTTCTAAAAATTGTACTGATTATGTCAAGCTCAGAAAAcaaagttttattatatatttcctCAGGTTTTTCCCCGACCGCgggaatcagtgttattttagtatttcatacTGTATACCatgatagtatttattaatattttgaattagcttctattgttatattttcattttttattttaatttaagtttttttattgtgttatttgcctttttttgtattattaaatgaactcttcttttttaagtttaagtaattttagtaattcaacttaaacatatttatattttatttcaattaacaatttcAGTTAACAACAACGACAAACACTGCAGGGaactatttataatgtttttttgcagACTACATGGTTCATACTGGAGAAATCGACAAAATAAATACGGTATGATGTTACTGAAAATGCTCTCCTTCATTTAGCTGGCTTCCTCACAGTTGCATACAAGTCACAACATAACAGAAAagcattataaacaatatatgtTCCATAAATTCTGAGTAAACACAGAAACGAAACGGACCTGGCTGCAGTGGCAGTAAAAGGCCGTAGATTCGTTCTCGGACAGGCAGATATAAGACAGCTTGCGGTGGTAACTCCACCTCATCCTCATCTTCCAACGTGTTACTGCACTCCACGACTCCATCATATAACACATTATAGACCAGGAAACACTCTGCCCGTGTGTGCTTTTCTAGCGCTGCCTGGAACATGGAGACACTTAGTAAGAGAACAAACAAAGCCAAGTTAGTTCTAGTGGGCCAGATACAGTAATAGGGTCCAAAAGTGTTTCTTGTATCATTTTATTACTACAAATTATATTACCAGCATGAAAAGttctaaatgttttgtatttaattcataCCATGCAattcaaaatgataaaacttTGTTTAATTGCACGTTTCAATTCgattttaaatcacatatttcCAATGTGTCCTCAGACATTTGGACCCCACTgtgcattttttcctttttacctGTAATATGTCACCCGGTACAAACTTGCCCATCAAACACACAGACTCAGGAACGAGACGGCTGCTTTCTAACCAAGGGGATGTTTGGCCTGGAAGTAAATATATGCGTATGCCTTTTTCTAAAGCTTCTTTCTCTTCTTCAACTAACGACAGTGAGGAAAGACCAAATGTTGCCCCAGTGCTGGGATGATGAACGTTAATGAAGTCTGCAACAGCGTAGACCTTGTCTCCCTGAACTTGCCGGTGTTTCTTTTGATTTGGAGATGAAGCAATGTTGCTTTTGCGTTGAATTTGCTTTTTCTGTTAAGACGTCATTACCCAACAGACAGGCCAAGAGAGGAAGGTCAGTCATATGAAGCTTCAAACCTTGGCATAACCGCTCTCTGGAGAACAGCACTGTTGTCATGTTGGTTAAACAGAGTTTATTGATGGACAGGTATGGGACCGTGTTGTAGATCACAAAGTCTGTATCTTGACCAAGGATGCCCATGCAGTTGTGAGACAAAGCGTAGTTGGAAACCTCATAATCTCCTTCGCGAACAGAGCACCGTGTTTCCTGGCCGAGGCTTTTGAGGGCAAATCTGGAGAAGGTTGCGAGTCCGGAGGGAAGGCAGAAAAGGTCTCTGCTGTTCGGCTGCTGACCGTGAGTCTTAATGTGCTGAAATATTCTCGCGATGTCTTGGTTGACCCTCAGGCGCCTCTTCACCCACTCTGCCCGCTTTTGATCCTCAACTGTTCCATCAAAGAAAAAGACTAAGAGTATGCCTGCAGCCGAGAACGCATCCACGAACTCTTGAAGGATATGCATGTACTCTTGCCACTGACCACCATGGACCCAAGCTTGACAGCGATACCAGTATCTTAAACAGGCCATTCCGTCCACTACCACTGTGGCGGTTCTGTCCGGATGGGCTTTGACATGATCGACTGCCATCTGTTTCAGGTCCACTGGCACACACGTGTCTGCGCAGCACGTCTCCATGAAGTACTGTAAGCCCTTCACACCCATCTTCAGCTGTATGAAAGCTCATCCACAGGTTCATGCACCTTAAACCAAACATAAAAGCGCATGCATGAATGGCAATGCCCCATTTTCTCTtgatcaaaattatgacattgtAAAATTTCAGCGCACTTGTCAGCAACATTAGAAATATCGAACttgaaaaaatatgcaaattaatttttaaagaaacactgctacattattgccaaaaaaaaaaaaaaaaattacttaagaaaaataaaaactcttttgTAAGGTTTCACAACTATGTCCCTAATTTTACTCAggatttctgcaggttttatgaaggtaaatttaagacttttaaagacctcTTTAAGGagaagtaaagaaaatttaaggaataaacTGAATGGAACATGATACCTCAATatggtctctaaatgtaaatcttacacacttcaaaattttaaaatacaacttccattactttcattttatgggaaaaaaaagcTTAGTTCTGCTCACAAACACTAGTATATGGAAATATTACTTACtctgaaaaaaagttattttcataccacact
Encoded proteins:
- the fam120b gene encoding LOW QUALITY PROTEIN: constitutive coactivator of peroxisome proliferator-activated receptor gamma (The sequence of the model RefSeq protein was modified relative to this genomic sequence to represent the inferred CDS: deleted 1 base in 1 codon), which encodes MGVKGLQYFMETCCADTCVPVDLKQMAVDHVKAHPDRTATVVVDGMACLRYWYRCQAWVHGGQWQEYMHILQEFVDAFSAAGILLVFFFDGTVEDQKRAEWVKRRLRVNQDIARIFQHIKTHGQQPNSRDLFCLPSGLATFSRFALKSLGQETRCSVREGDYEVSNYALSHNCMGILGQDTDFVIYNTVPYLSINKLCLTNMTTVLFSRERLCQGLKLHMTDLPLLACLLGNDVLTEKQIQRKSNIASSPNQKKHRQVQGDKVYAVADFINVHHPSTGATFGLSSLSLVEEEKEALEKGIRIYLLPGQTSPWLESSRLVPESVCLMGKFVPGDILQAALEKHTRAECFLVYNVLYDGVVECSNTLEDEDEVELPPQAVLYLPVRERIYGLLLPLQPDCSGQTVSVKEWFVFPGNPLKEPTRVTPKPLNNLKGPPDLMALWFRTDPEVKAVQTSTLLDVFDLYEFTEELKRFDSPLIAVMCLVTYIAIQARQLSLEDVDAYLSQAVCVRLKSFGEMQQLWTPVVDPRAVQLGSLFVRGLTYLIAANSACGFPFPMGELMPWKTFDGLLFHSKYLQAHSGCPKEELLEGNSSGMSLFMSVRELVLEACRRRGVPIHSRPRRLQHRDARPVEADDLHRERGHQLHHSTRQEFRQQPRASAHYQHGYRPRHPKRGRYHLAPRWPQSQN